The genomic region GATAGTGGCTGTGCACAGCAGGAACATCTGAGCAGGGAATTGATGGGGTCCAGAGCCCCACTAGGGCCCAATGTAAGGGAGCATGTTGCAGGTGGCAGGCACCATGCTGTCTGTGATGGCTGGGACACCCCAAGGTCACAGGACAGCCAGCATGTGAGACCCTGAGGATGGAAAGCTTGGGGAGTGGGAGGGTTGTGGGTGTCTCCCGGGCAGCCTGAAGGCTGGTGAGGTCCTGCAGACATGAAGCAGGAGGAATGTCAAAACGTCTCTgcactgcctggggctgggagaGGCTGAGCCAGCTTCAGGAGaattctgggcagcctctgcaccTCCTTCACTCCTCCCGCACCCTGATGCCCCACACAACATGGCATGTCTGGCGCATCCCACCCCATGCAGCCTGGTGTCTCATGCAGCATCTAGTGCAGCATGTCCTGCATGCCATGTCCCATCATACTGCAGCCTCATGTCCCACACCATGCACTCCATGCTGTGCCCCCCATAAATTGTGCTACCTCTGGCCATTGGCTTACCCAGCACCAAGGCACAACCATGTTTGTGGCACCCCAAGTCTCCAGAGGTGgcaagctgcctgcctgctctgggtCTAGTGGCAACTGCCAAACTGCTATACATAGGGTAGACCAACCCTGCCCCGGAAGGCGCTGAATGGAGCAGGCTCAGTCTTATCAACCCAGCGTGTCATCAGAGGGTATTTTtggggacagcagctgcaggcatttGGAACATTTGGTCTCTGCGCACTGacacccaggagcagagctgagggaagcagcagaagctgggtgCTGGCCCTGTGAGACCCTCAGGAGAGGCAGTGAAGTGAGGTGCGTGTGTGGGGCAGGAGACTGGGATGTGGAGCTGCATGGGGCAGGGTGATCAGGGAAGGGGGTGGTTGAAGAGAAAGTGGGGCAGCCAAACTATCAGGGCCGTGCATGTCTGCAGCAACTGCCATGGGGTGGCCTGTGGGTCAGGAGAGCATGTGGCCTTCAATGGATGTGCTGTTCCTGGGGGCAGGGCTCTTGAAGGAGAAGCTGGTCCTTGTCGCTGCCAGTCCTCATGCACCAGCCATCTCCCACTGTCTCTTCTGGCTCGTTCAAGGAgtgttttaatttctcttgCCTCTGCCTGGGAAGGCAGAGATACCTCTGCCCCAGtcacagtgtgggcagaggctgGGGTGCACTCTCCCAGGGGATGCATGGAGCAACCTGCCCCACTCCTACCCATGGTGGTGGGCACGGTTACCCACAGTGCTGGGGATGGAGGcatctcctgccttccttctgctccctggTACTGGTGTTGTCCAGCTGTCACTTTCAATACCAAAAGACTGGATCCTGCCTGTGGGACCACACTTTAGAGGGGGGACCTGCTTCTGAGGGAACTCTGCTTTGTCCCAGGGCATGGCCCTGCGGTGTGATCCCCGGGGACAAGGGCGGTCCCCTGTCCCTCCGAGCCCATGAGGAAATGTCGGGTGCCCCCCGCTCGCGGCGGCCCCGTATCAGCACCTGCCTGCTGAGCCAGCCCAGATGCTGCAGGAATGCGGCTCTGCCACCACCCGATACTGCAGGAATGTCCCgagggtggggaaggggcagcCCGGGACCGTCCTGCCTCTGCCGTCCCCTGTCCCCAGCAAGTGGCTGCTTGTGCTCCCCGTCTAGGCAGAGGTCTCCTGCCCCCGTAGCTGGGGTCCTCCCTGCCACCTTGGAGTAGGCTGTGGGTGCCCTAGCCCCTCAGGGTGAAAAGACCGCCTTTGTCACTTCTTCTCTTGCCATTCGGTGGGGATATGGATGAGTCAGGCTGAGACATGAGCATATTCAGTGAGGCTGGGGTGCTCGGTGTTGGGGTTTCTGCTGGTGGCTTCACACCAGGCACACGTCCCTTCTGGTAGTGCTCCATGCCAGTCCCTTTGCTAAAGCCTAAGCCCCCAATCCAGTTGTTCTGTGCATCTCCACAGGCTGATGAttccccactgctgctccagccagctgcctgctgtgcccCTGGGGCAGTGAGGATGGAGGGGTTTGGGGGAGCCCCCAGGTTCCTGGCCTACCCACGTGCCATCACGGTGCAAAGAGGCAGTGATGCAGTCCTGAGTTGCCAGATCACAGGTGACCCCCAGCCAAGCATCCTCTGGGAGAAGGACAAGACCCCTGTTGAACTATCAAGCCGTTTCCATGTGGAGGCCAAGGGGAATCTGTACAGTCTGCTGGTGTCCTGCACCATCCCACAGGACAGTGGGCTCTACGTTTGCAAGGCCAAGAACTGTGTTGGTGAAACCTATGCTGCTGCTACTCTCAAGGTAGAGGTGGGCGAGCCCCAAGAGGAGAAGGGATGTTCAGGCATCGAAGCACCTGCCTTCCTTGTGGTGCCCTCATCCATGAGAGTGTGCTGTGGGGAGGATGTGATGTTCACCTGCAGGGTGTCTGGGCAGCCCTGCCCGGTGCTAGAGTGGGAGAAGGATGGGCATAGGCTCTCTGACATCTTTGAGAGCAGCCACTTTGCAGTGGGGCAGGATCCAGAGGACTGGCACTTCCTGAAGCTGTTTGGCGCTCGACCCCCAGACAGGGGGGTGTATGTATGCCGGGCTCGCAGCGGCTCCCAGGAAGCCCTGGCCGCTGCTGTGCTCCTGGTTGAACCCTGGGTGCCACCCGGTGGGCTCCTCAATGGCTCTTCTGCTGACGGTCCCAAGCCACTGGTGGAccggcagcagtggtggcaccagcaggcagcaggacgaCACACAAGACCAGAGACTTGGGTGCCCAATGGCACAGTGCTGGCCAGGGTGCCAAAGGCCAAGGCATTTGCTGTGAGTGTGGGGAAGCATGCCAAGTTTCGCTGCTACGTTACTGGCAAGCCCAAGCCAGAGATCATCTGGCAGAAGGATGGTGAAGCCCTCACCCCTGGCCGCAGGCACCTCATCTATGAGGACCGGGAGGGCTACTTTATCCTGAAGGTGCTGTACTGCAAACCCCAGGACCAGGGGCTGTATGTCTGCACTGCATCCAacactgctggccacaccctCAGTGCAGTGCAGCTCCAGGTGAAAGGTAAGAGAGTATCTGAGCACTGTGGGGGCAgccaggtgctggcagggcCCACGGCTTTTCATctggcagggatgcctctgtgtgtgagcccagcactgctgggttgCCTCCTCCTTGTGCAGTCACATTCACCCCAGGCTCCTCTGCACGGAGGTGCAAGCTGAAAGCAAGGAGATGCTGGGCTCCTCCAGGGAGCTGTGTTCTTCTTTGTGCCCCTCTCACATTGCAGACGTGGCATTTCTGGAGGGCTGCTTGTGTCCAGCCAcgagtggggagggggaaactgTGCCTTGGTGACAAATTCCCCTGGAAGTGCCAAGTGGTTTTGGCAGACAGCCCCGCAAGGCACCACTCCAAGTGTCTGCACTGGCGCCAGTCCCTTCCCCCAAAGCCACCCTGCCAGCTGGGGACAGCCCACAGCTGCAGCGACCGGGCACCTGGTGCAACCCCCTCCAGCACCACccacctctgctcccctctgctgagaTGCCTGCCATGGCATGCTGATATGCATGCTTCTTCATTGTCCAAAACTCTCTGCAGACATGCTGGGGGCATTGCTGGGACTCCTCAGTCTGTGCCCTGGCTCCCCCTGCTTCTTGAGGTAATGTCCATTGcatgcaggaagaaaaggagaagagcaaagaaggGCCAAGGGCCCTCTCTGTGAGCTGGGAATGCCTTGAGCAAAGGGTTGCTGGTAGGTGCAGTGCCCTGTGTGCCTCCAGTGCCCATCTCTCTCGGCGGCAGAGCACCAGCTGCGGTTCCAGGTGCCGCTGGCAGACGTGGAGGTGGCAGAGAGGGAGGATGCCATTCTGGAGTGCCAGGTGCCGCTGGAGACAATCCCCACTGCCTGGTACCTGGAGGACAGGGAGTTGCAGCCCAGCCACAAGTACGTGATGGAGGAGCGAGGAGTGGTGCGGCGCCTGACCATCCGCGATGCCCGCACCGATGATGATGGCATCTATCTCTGCCAGAtgaaggacaaggggcacagcATCGCTGAGGTCTCTGTTCGAGGTAAAGGGTCAGGTCTCAGCTCAGCTGAGTAACTTTGCCTTCCTATTCCcctccattccaggctctccaCTGCCCCCTGCCTCTGGCTTCCCACCATTTGGTCGTGGTGCCTGCTGCTATCTGTCCTCAAccatctcctcctttctcccacCGCAGGGCACTCTCCAGCGCCCTTTCTCAGTCCTCATGCATTTCTTCCCATAGGGGTGATTGCAAAGAGGCTGCCACGGAAGCTGGACGTGATGGAGGGGGAGAATGCAGTTTTCTGCGTGGAGACacaagaggtggtggaggggacctgctggagccgggatgggctgcagctgcaggagtcaTCCCACACTGTGCTGAAGAGCTTTGGCAGAACGCACCTCCTGGTGCTGGTGCACGTCACCCGCCAGGACGCAGGCATCATCTCCTTCACTGTTGGGGAGTCACAGACATCCTCCCAGCTCCGCGTGAAGTGTAAGGGCCCCACACATCCTCTGTCCTGTTCATTCATGGTTGGTGACCCAGGAGAGAGATGGGATGGGCACGCTGGGGATGCTGTGCTGCAATGGCTTTGTGGGGAACAGAGCTTTTAGGCGGGCTTCggtgctccagccttgctgTCAGTCACAAACCCCTGTAACCAGCATCATGCTACACATGTGAAAGACCGTTCTCTCCATCAGAAAGAGGAGTCCCGGAGCAACAAGCTATGTAGCCCCACTCACCCCTTCTGCCACCCCACCAGGAGCCTCACTGCTAACTCCAGGTGGGCAATGTGGTCTGTGACTTGCAGGTGTGAAGCGTGACCCCCCAGGTGCACCAGTGGCAGCCGAGATGAGCGTGGTGGAGAGCAACGCGGCCCTGCTGAGTTGGTGCCCCGCGCCGGATGCCCATCTCCGCCCCCCCAGCCGCTACCTGCTAGAGCGGCGGGAGGCGGCAGGGGGTGAGTGGgtgcagtgcctcaccactgaCCTGCCCGGCCGCGTgcgggtgctgggtgccagtgTGCCCCATGAGGCTGATTACTGCTTCCGCATCTGTGCCGCCAACGAGCatggcaggagcagccctgtggaattCCCTGGCTCCGTGCATCttggtgagggtgctgagctgcagagccccatCTGGGAGCTGGCTTTCCCCAGGGGCCAGCTGAGATGTTGTGCCAttgcatgctgctggctgctgccactAGGGTTGAGTCCAGCTCTGCTCTAGCCCCGGCAGCTCGCCTGGAGAAAGGTCTGCAGGACACATGGGTGCAGGATGGTGAGGATGTgcagttctccctggagctgtcagCTGTGGTGTGTGGCAGCTGGTTCCTCAACGGTGCAAGGCTAGGCGAGGAGGTGGGTGGACGGTGCAGCGTGCAGCACTGTGGGACGGAGCACTCACTGCTGATCCGGAGAACACGGCTGGCCGACAGCGGGGCACAGGTCACCTTCATGTCTGGCACTGTGTGCGACTCAGCCACACTGCATGTGAAAGGTGAGTGAGGCACTCACCCCCAGgtcctgctgggagaagagcagcaggggcTTTTATGCTGAAAGATGTTTCTCACCCTTCCGCAATTTGTCTCAGCCCCACAGGTCCGCATCACACCAGTGCCTGAGGCTAAGCGGCTCCAGGAGGTGCCAGCAGGgttgcctgtgctgctggagtgCCAAGTGTCCTCCCCGGATGCCCTTGTCCACTGGTTGAAGGATGGTGAGGCCGTGACTCTGGATGATGTTATTGCAGTAGAGGCAGAGGGCTGCATGCGGAGGCTGCTCCTCCGCTCAGCAAGTCCCTCGGACACTGGCACGTACACCTGTGACACTGGGGATGATGCTGTGAGCTTTGTAGTGACCGTGACTGGTGAGCTGGAACTGCATGTGGGAGTCTAGGCCCCATCTGCTGACAGTGCTCCTGCCCCTCTTCTTGTTCCATGCTGGGGCTGAAGCCTACTGTCTGTGGGGTTCCTGTGCTGATCTCTGTGTTATCCCTGGCAGAGGCACCGGTGaggatcatcagctccaacgaGGAGGCCCCCCACACCTACACAGCTGGGCAgcgtgtggagctgtggtgccagCTGTCCCGCCTGGCAGCCCCAGTGCATTGGTACAAGGATGGGGAAGAGGTGGAAGTGAGTGAGAgcctggtgctggagcaggagggacTGCAGTGCCGGCTGGTGCTGCCTTGTGCCCAGCCACAGGACACCGGGGAGTTTGTCTGTGATGCTGGTGGGGACTCTATCTTCTACACCATCACTGTGGCAGGTGGGTATGATTCAGGAGGGTTGGCAGGGTCACATCTCAGGAAGCTTTCTTTGGTGGTGCAGGGTGCCACGGCATGTGCCATTGTCAGTGTTACTATCATTTTTGCTTCTCTGGGGATGCTTGTCAGAGGTGCTCTTTCTGGGTCCTCACCAGCAGGCTGGTGGGTTGGTTAGGGTCTTTGTGGCAGCTCTGGTGTATAGAACCACACAGACTGCGTGCCAAATGGGACAGCTTCCTTCACCAGTCCAAAATGCTCAAGCACCTGAGGgcatccagcacctccatgctGGGGTGTTTACTAGACCTCTGCTGTGAACAGTAACCAAGCCCTCCTCCAAGGTCCTAAAAATAATGGGCCCAGCACCTGGTATGGAGTGACTCATGATCAGACAACACTCTGATGGATGGCATTAATTACTGACCTGAAAATTAGTGGTTGCCTGGATACAGGTGACTGGATGGTGTTTGCTGGAATGAGTGGAGGGCAGTATCTCACAGTGGCTGCCCTGGATgtggggaggctgctggcaTCGCTGGGTGGCAGAGAATAATGAAAGCTGAAAGTGAGAGAAAGACTTCCCATTGGTGGCCCTGAAACCCACAATCCTACAGTTACATGAGGGTGATCAGGTTACAGTTAAAGCCGAGTTGAAAGGCTCCATGACCTCAGCCATAAAGCCTCTTCATAGTGTTAATATGTGGCAAAGGGCCAGAGCTGATGGCAGAGATGGGATAGAGTGATGAGAGATGTTGGAAGAGTCAGTGAAGTGGTGACTGTTGGGAGGGTGAAAAAGGGAGGGGATTTAATGTGATAAAGTCAAAACTGCCAGTGGGAAGGACAGACAGTATGGGCTttgggcagaggcaggaggtacTGCTGCCCTGAAGTGGTGTGGGGCGCTCAGCTTCCTTAGGGTGAGAGTGGGGAACACCATCTGCTGAAGCTCAGCTTTTTCGTTGAGCAGCTTTGCATCACTTTGGCAGAAGGGTCTTATAGAAGCTGGCTCAGTCCAATTAGGATTTGGCCATCAGTGTCACTGGTAGGGCTGGGACTGGGCACAAGGGGGCTCAGGTTGGCATCTCTCTGGCATGAGTCCTGTGCTGGCTACTGTAGCAACACTGGTGTGGCGTGCCTGGGTTTCCCTAAGGCATCCCAGCTATCCCCAACAAGCTGCCATGGCATGAAGCTGGCCTACCTCAATTCCATCCACTCCCACGCAACTCTGGGTTTTCTGGCAGTAGCTGAGTGCTGGGGCTCCCTCAGAATTCAGGCCAGAGTGGCACTGCCTGCTGGCACATCATCCCTTTCTCGCTTTGATTTTGTTCAACCTTTCCAGCTGCACTTCAGCAACATGATTGCTTTTAGCAGCCCCAGGGAGACAGGCAGTGGCCGAGTGTTTGATCAGGGAGCCAGGCGGATGCAGGCTCAGTGTGGGGCAGGTTGAATGCTGAAAACTGGCGCCACAATGCTCTCAcaccctgcagggctctgctgagcctgggcactgctgctagAAATTGTCTGGGAAGTTTGCAGCCTGGATGCCCAGcatggggcagctgcaggccaTGAGAAGGGCAGGTCACTGCTCGGCCAGCAGCACACtccagtgctggctgtgctctgtgcctgctcagagctgtgggCTGGCAGAGCACCATGGCAGAGTCCAGGCCAGCTACAGCCTGTAGCAACGTGCATGGTCAGGCAGGGGCAGCATCCTGACCTTCTTCCAGGAGAGAGGAGGGCTGCTCTCCTGAAGGTTGTACTGGGAACCCCTCTAATTTTGGAGATCTGAATCAAGTAAGTGGGGAGATGTGAGCAGCGGCACACATTTCATGTATAACCAGTTAACACTGGCATTTAGCAAGCACTGTGATCTAGCATGGGGTGATCCAGCATGGTGAGCCAGTGGAATGGGGCCAGAGGAAAGCAACCCATGAGCCTGCACTACAGTGTTAGCAAATGCCAAGACTGAGCTGAGATGGAAGCACCAGCCAGGACCCAgcaggcagggggtgggaaACAGCTGCAGGGCCTGGTGCTGGCACCACAGATGGCAATTAACAGTACTGGGGCTCACTAATGATGTGCTTACCTACTCACATCCCCCTTCCACATCCCCCAGTTCCATCCCAGGGCAAAGCAAGGCATGACAGTGATTTACACCCACCTAGAAGCTGATTGTTCCTCTTGGgtgtgctgagagagaaaagggagccCCGGGCAGGGCAGCCCAGCATCTTGTGCTATGCAGTATGTGTACGAGGTGGTGCCTTCCAGCCTTAAAGACAATGAGCTGGTAAAGCCATCACTCCACGCAGGACTATGACTGCAACCATCACCCACTCTGGTCTTCATATCCTGGCTGAGCCCCATGTTATCCCTGGCAGAGGCACCGGTGaggatcatcagctccaacgaGGAGGCCCCCCACACCTACACAGCTGGGCAgcgtgtggagctgtggtgccagCTGTCCCGCCTGGCAGCCCCAGTGCATTGGTACAAGGATGGGGAAGAGGTGGAAGTGAGTGAGAgcctggtgctggagcaggaaggGCCATGGTGCAGGCTGGTGCTGCCTTGTGCCCAGCCACAGGACACCGGGGAGTTTGTCTGTGATGCTGGTGGGGACTCTGTCTTCTACACTGTCACTGTGGCAGGTGGGTgcaatacacagcagcagccctctgcctcttctcactctgtcccagctccctgctcacgCTGCCATCCCTCTGGTAGCTGCAGCATCTTGGCTGCCCCTTGTCTCCTCGTGACCAGTTCCTTGCCCATGCcactggaggaggctgtgggcaggggcagATCAGCTGCTTGGTCtcctcccagagccctgtgccacACAGCCCTTCTGCACCACAGGGCACAGCCAATGCTGCCTCCCCATGGATTATgctgcctcacagcagagctctgatgCTCCCTGTTGctaccagcactgcagggatggAATGACCCTGGCCACTGGCCACAGGGCAGGTAGGATGGAACCCACATGACATGGAGTCTTGGTCTTCTCAGCCTTGAAGGTCCACATTGCCCCAGTACCCGAGGTTCTGCAGTTCCAggaggtgctggcagggctgcccatgctgctggagtGCCAAGTGTCCCATTCAGATGCCTCTGTCCAGTGGCTGAAGGATGGCAAGGCTGTGGTCCCAACAGAAGTCCTGGCCATTTGCTCAGAGGGAAGCTTACGGAGGTTGcacatccctgcagctgcaccatCCGACTCAGGGATGTACACCTGTGATGCTGGGGATGATGCTGTCAGCTTCAGGGTGACTGTGAGCGGTGAGCTGCCTGGGGGTTGCCCATCCTTACATGGGCCCACACAGTACCACAGCTGAGCCCCTCATTATCTCTGGCAGAAGCATCGGTGAGGATCGTTGGCTCCAACAAGGAGGCCTCCCATGCCTACACAGCTGGGCAgcgtgtggagctgtggtgccagCTGTCCCACCCAGCAGCCCAAGTACACTGGTACAAGGAcagagaggaggtggaggtgggCGAGAACctgatgctggagcaggaggggctGCGGTGCTGCCTGGTGCTGCCCTGCGCCCGGCCACAGGACACCGGGGAGTTTGTCTGCAATGCTGGGGATGCATCTGTCTCCTACCATGTCTCGGTGGCAGGTTGGTGCCACAGTAGTGACGTCCTTGGAAGTgcagtgctgccctgctccttgcCCTTGGCATCAAAGAGGAGAGGGTGTGGCTGCATTGCCCAGGGGCTGGTGTGTGGCCCCCCTCCAGCCATGCTGGGCTGGTACGGTGTGCCTGTTGCGCCTGCCCttgagcagctccaggccctTGGCACTGGGATGAGAGGCTATAGAAGCCATGCAACCACATGGAGATGGGGACAGAGGTGACAGTAAGTAGGGCCAACAGAGTCAGGAGCAGTACAGTACCCTTTCTCTACATCCCTGGCAGAGCCACCAGTGAGGATTCTGCACCCTCTGCAGCGCTCGCTGGAGCTGCCAGTGCAGGCACCAGGGCCTGTGGAGCTGCGGTGCGAACTCTCTGTCCCAGATGCTGCTGTGCGCTGGTTCAAGGATGGGCTGGAGGTGGATGAGACCAACAACCTGCTGCTGCTAGCTGAGGGGGCCTGGCGCTGCCTCCTCGTCTCCAGGAGCAGCGCAGAGGATGCAGGCGAGTACATCTGCGAGACCAAGGATGAGGCTGTCTCCTTTGACGTCAAGGTGTCAGGTCAGTGGAGACGTGAGAGCAGGGAAGTGCTGATGTGTCTCTGGCTTCAAGCTCTTTCTCAGCCTGAGTGAGGGTCACTAGTTTCTCCACAGTGATGAAGCCATCGGGTGCCCACCCCGTAGGCCACCCAGTGTAGGTTCTCATCTGGGACTGGCAGCAGAGATGTCCTTGGGACCAAGTTGTCCCCATCCTGCTTTGTGTCATAACCATATCTTTGCAGAGCCACCAG from Indicator indicator isolate 239-I01 chromosome 5, UM_Iind_1.1, whole genome shotgun sequence harbors:
- the OBSL1 gene encoding obscurin-like protein 1; translation: MEGFGGAPRFLAYPRAITVQRGSDAVLSCQITGDPQPSILWEKDKTPVELSSRFHVEAKGNLYSLLVSCTIPQDSGLYVCKAKNCVGETYAAATLKVEVGEPQEEKGCSGIEAPAFLVVPSSMRVCCGEDVMFTCRVSGQPCPVLEWEKDGHRLSDIFESSHFAVGQDPEDWHFLKLFGARPPDRGVYVCRARSGSQEALAAAVLLVEPWVPPGGLLNGSSADGPKPLVDRQQWWHQQAAGRHTRPETWVPNGTVLARVPKAKAFAVSVGKHAKFRCYVTGKPKPEIIWQKDGEALTPGRRHLIYEDREGYFILKVLYCKPQDQGLYVCTASNTAGHTLSAVQLQVKEHQLRFQVPLADVEVAEREDAILECQVPLETIPTAWYLEDRELQPSHKYVMEERGVVRRLTIRDARTDDDGIYLCQMKDKGHSIAEVSVRGVIAKRLPRKLDVMEGENAVFCVETQEVVEGTCWSRDGLQLQESSHTVLKSFGRTHLLVLVHVTRQDAGIISFTVGESQTSSQLRVKCVKRDPPGAPVAAEMSVVESNAALLSWCPAPDAHLRPPSRYLLERREAAGGEWVQCLTTDLPGRVRVLGASVPHEADYCFRICAANEHGRSSPVEFPGSVHLAPAARLEKGLQDTWVQDGEDVQFSLELSAVVCGSWFLNGARLGEEVGGRCSVQHCGTEHSLLIRRTRLADSGAQVTFMSGTVCDSATLHVKAPQVRITPVPEAKRLQEVPAGLPVLLECQVSSPDALVHWLKDGEAVTLDDVIAVEAEGCMRRLLLRSASPSDTGTYTCDTGDDAVSFVVTVTEAPVRIISSNEEAPHTYTAGQRVELWCQLSRLAAPVHWYKDGEEVEVSESLVLEQEGLQCRLVLPCAQPQDTGEFVCDAGGDSIFYTITVAEAPVRIISSNEEAPHTYTAGQRVELWCQLSRLAAPVHWYKDGEEVEVSESLVLEQEGPWCRLVLPCAQPQDTGEFVCDAGGDSVFYTVTVAVPEVLQFQEVLAGLPMLLECQVSHSDASVQWLKDGKAVVPTEVLAICSEGSLRRLHIPAAAPSDSGMYTCDAGDDAVSFRVTVSEASVRIVGSNKEASHAYTAGQRVELWCQLSHPAAQVHWYKDREEVEVGENLMLEQEGLRCCLVLPCARPQDTGEFVCNAGDASVSYHVSVAEPPVRILHPLQRSLELPVQAPGPVELRCELSVPDAAVRWFKDGLEVDETNNLLLLAEGAWRCLLVSRSSAEDAGEYICETKDEAVSFDVKVSEPPVRILQPHRPIPVVTVFSGETVTLGCELSCTDAPVHWAKEGIRLEAGGSLVLEEEGAHRRLIIPVVQAEHSGKYICDATDDTVTFTVQVLDPLVRILEKDILPTRRHCQALEDLMLELHLSHAHGEVKWYKDGEKLQDTGRVRLEEDGTRRTLIILGATGRDTGEYLCDTGDDSIVFFITVEVPRVVEIITELQNLTVLEGEDATFKCLVSPEDVAMTWQLNGQPVVPGERLMVTRTGLCHSLTLRQCQSGDAGTVTANAEGLVSTARLSVQEAQVLFVRKLQDMVAEEQGDACLEVEVSHEAAEVQWLKQGILLQPSSKYQLQESGCQRTLTIRCLSPADRGTYRCESLHDRTQAKLYVEPQKVSIRTSLADVETFEKETATFFLELSHPGVPGVWTQDGIRVKPSSRCRISAMGCGHSLTLERLTLEDSGTITFTTDTLRCSARLVVLEPPITMVRVPQDLGVLETGIASFECELSRPSTEVKWFKDGQEMRPGPKCRIYSAGRRRILQLSHCELADAGIYTCVVGGCQASATLHVQERQVCIVQELQDAQVQEGDNAVFTCEVSHGDIKCEWFWHGEKIKVSSKVKTRQEGTRHFLLFCGVRPEDEGLIRFTAGTAAISEAALRVQALPIRIVKPLRDKTVLARHKATLECTVSNARGRVRWLRGDTEIFAGDKYEICNLDCYRTLIIHHVGPEDEDSYTCDAFDDRSTARLLVEGPRTLQLSLTSILPTGS